In Legionellales bacterium, a single window of DNA contains:
- the recG gene encoding ATP-dependent DNA helicase RecG — MASTHLSSACSVLTGVGAQLSQRLAKLNIVTIKDILFHLPYRYEDRTRITAIANTLVGDHCVIEGTILKTEIKQRGRKNLLCYVKDDSGIIILRFIHFYPNLTQQLREDLKIRCYGEIKYGAMGLEMIHPEWQKIMPNRELKLDNALTPIYPSTEGISQARWRELMRQALSILAKDNSLTELLPQSIRDEFQLIDLISALNVIHAPAIDQSIELLNQGKHPAQVRLIFEELLVHQLSLLRLRQLLQTHHSAPMVSKGQLRQQFLAQLPFKLTTAQQRVSEEILLDLQKSLPMLRLVQGDVGCGKTVVAAIALLQGIESGFQTALMAPTEILAEQHYHNFQKWLAPLGISMAWLSGKIKGKARTAVLTAIATGQAQLIIGTHALFQEHVNFQRLGLLVIDEQHRFGVHQRLALREKGQFADFHPHQLVMSATPIPRTLAMLVYADLDCSIIDELPPGRKPVQTVVVPNLKRDQVIARVKEVCEQQRQAYWVCTLIAESELLQCQAAEKTADDLQQALPNLKIGLIHGRMKPHEKDAIMQEFKAGHIQILVATTVIEVGVDVPNASLMIIENPERLGLSQLHQLRGRVGRGAVESYCVLLYQSPLSATAQTRLQVLRDSHDGFAIAQHDLTLRGAGEVLGTRQTGEVKFRLADLQRDQALLPTVQQLAQKLMQDTTIDIEYLIQRWLVNSDQYIHV, encoded by the coding sequence ATGGCATCCACTCATTTATCTAGCGCATGCTCAGTGTTAACGGGAGTGGGGGCGCAATTATCGCAACGATTAGCAAAGTTAAATATTGTTACGATTAAAGATATATTATTTCACTTGCCCTATCGCTATGAGGATCGCACACGCATAACCGCCATTGCCAATACCTTGGTAGGCGATCATTGCGTGATAGAGGGAACCATACTTAAAACAGAAATTAAACAACGTGGACGTAAAAATTTATTATGCTACGTGAAAGATGATAGCGGAATTATTATTTTACGTTTTATTCATTTTTATCCTAATCTAACACAACAATTGCGTGAAGATCTTAAAATACGATGTTATGGTGAAATTAAATATGGCGCAATGGGATTAGAAATGATCCATCCTGAATGGCAAAAAATAATGCCTAATCGCGAGCTTAAATTGGATAATGCCCTCACTCCTATCTATCCCAGCACAGAAGGTATTTCGCAAGCTCGATGGCGAGAATTAATGCGACAGGCCTTATCAATTTTAGCCAAAGATAATTCATTAACTGAATTATTGCCGCAAAGCATTCGCGATGAATTTCAACTTATTGATTTAATTTCTGCCCTTAACGTTATTCATGCTCCTGCAATTGATCAGTCAATTGAATTGCTCAATCAAGGAAAACACCCAGCGCAAGTACGTTTAATTTTTGAAGAATTATTAGTTCATCAATTAAGTTTATTACGGCTGCGTCAATTGTTGCAAACGCATCATAGTGCGCCCATGGTATCGAAAGGACAATTACGTCAACAATTTTTAGCTCAATTACCCTTTAAATTAACGACGGCACAACAACGCGTCAGCGAAGAAATATTATTAGATCTACAAAAATCATTGCCCATGTTGCGTTTAGTGCAAGGCGATGTGGGCTGTGGAAAAACAGTAGTGGCGGCAATTGCACTGTTGCAAGGAATAGAAAGTGGTTTTCAAACGGCATTGATGGCACCCACCGAAATTTTAGCAGAACAACATTATCATAATTTTCAAAAATGGTTAGCGCCTTTAGGCATTTCCATGGCCTGGCTTAGCGGAAAAATTAAAGGAAAAGCGCGCACAGCAGTATTAACTGCTATAGCAACGGGGCAAGCGCAATTGATTATTGGCACACACGCCTTATTTCAAGAACACGTTAATTTTCAACGCTTGGGATTATTAGTCATCGATGAACAACATCGTTTTGGTGTTCATCAACGGTTAGCCTTGCGCGAAAAAGGGCAATTTGCCGATTTTCATCCTCATCAATTAGTCATGTCGGCAACGCCAATTCCTCGTACGTTGGCGATGTTAGTTTATGCAGATTTAGATTGTTCGATTATTGATGAATTACCACCGGGTCGTAAACCTGTGCAAACGGTGGTGGTGCCAAATTTAAAACGTGATCAGGTGATTGCTCGTGTAAAAGAAGTTTGTGAGCAACAACGTCAAGCGTATTGGGTTTGTACCTTAATTGCAGAATCGGAGTTACTGCAATGTCAAGCCGCCGAAAAAACCGCAGACGATTTACAACAAGCATTACCTAATTTAAAAATCGGTTTGATCCATGGGCGGATGAAACCACACGAAAAAGATGCCATCATGCAAGAATTTAAAGCAGGCCATATTCAAATTCTAGTGGCGACAACCGTGATTGAAGTCGGCGTCGATGTGCCTAATGCATCTTTAATGATTATCGAAAATCCAGAACGTTTAGGGTTATCTCAATTACATCAATTGCGTGGTCGCGTCGGGCGTGGGGCAGTAGAAAGTTATTGCGTGCTTTTATATCAATCACCGTTATCAGCTACCGCGCAAACCCGTTTACAAGTATTACGCGATAGTCACGATGGTTTTGCGATTGCTCAACACGATTTAACGTTACGTGGCGCTGGCGAAGTCTTAGGTACCCGCCAAACTGGCGAAGTAAAATTTCGCCTCGCCGATTTACAACGCGATCAAGCGTTGTTACCAACAGTACAACAACTCGCGCAAAAATTAATGCAGGACACTACCATTGATATTGAATATTTAATTCAGCGTTGGCTTGTTAATAGTGATCAATATATTCATGTTTGA
- a CDS encoding DUF445 family protein codes for MNSMLNKSFLTNFISVLIAVLGLVFNQEYLKEIGYYALSGAITNWIAIFMLFEKVPFLYGSGVIPSRFREFKLGIKNLIMDQFFTTENIDRFFMESNVSESVAVNIQPLLESFDFEQIYHSLIDAIMESKFGSMLSMLGGREALIPLKEPIIERLKKVILHVAEGEPFKKAIATHISQVDAEKIRDKVEQIVERRLAELTPQMIKIIVQDMIRKHLGWLVVWGGVFGGLIGLVVSVFHL; via the coding sequence ATGAATTCAATGTTAAATAAAAGTTTTTTAACCAACTTTATTTCCGTATTAATCGCGGTATTAGGCTTGGTTTTTAATCAAGAATATTTAAAAGAAATTGGTTATTATGCCTTGTCAGGCGCAATTACTAATTGGATTGCTATTTTCATGTTATTTGAAAAAGTGCCATTTTTATACGGCTCAGGCGTCATTCCCAGTCGATTCCGTGAATTTAAACTCGGGATTAAAAATTTAATTATGGATCAATTTTTCACGACAGAAAATATTGATCGTTTTTTTATGGAAAGCAATGTCAGCGAAAGTGTGGCTGTTAATATTCAACCGCTATTAGAAAGTTTTGATTTTGAGCAAATTTATCATTCCCTCATCGATGCGATTATGGAATCTAAATTTGGTTCTATGCTCAGTATGCTCGGTGGACGCGAGGCCTTAATTCCCTTAAAAGAACCGATTATCGAACGTTTAAAAAAAGTAATTTTACACGTTGCAGAAGGCGAACCCTTTAAAAAAGCCATTGCCACTCATATCAGCCAAGTCGATGCCGAAAAAATCCGCGATAAGGTTGAACAAATTGTCGAGAGGCGTTTAGCAGAATTAACACCACAAATGATTAAAATTATCGTTCAAGACATGATCCGTAAACATTTAGGCTGGTTGGTGGTGTGGGGTGGTGTATTTGGTGGATTGATTGGGTTAGTGGTGAGTGTGTTTCATCTGTAA
- the queF gene encoding NADPH-dependent 7-cyano-7-deazaguanine reductase QueF (Catalyzes the NADPH-dependent reduction of 7-cyano-7-deazaguanine (preQ0) to 7-aminomethyl-7-deazaguanine (preQ1) in queuosine biosynthesis): protein MKELQQTELGKKSHYKTQYDADLLFPIPRYRKRQEIEIVGNAPFHGCDLWTAYEISWLNSKGKPQIAIGFFTIDSDSECMIESKSFKLYLNSFNQTQFDQWDSVKNILERDISLAVGMDIHVELFSPQQFLQCELTQFSGICLDELDIEIDTYQPQPQYLQVRQNNVTETLYSDLLKSNCLVTNQPDWGSVWIHYQGQQIDHAGLLKYIISLREHNEFHEQCVERIFMDISRQCQPEKLTVFARYTRRGGLDINPFRSNFENCNWQWQRLGRQ from the coding sequence ATGAAAGAACTGCAGCAAACAGAGCTTGGAAAAAAAAGCCACTATAAAACGCAATATGATGCCGATTTATTATTTCCTATTCCACGTTATCGTAAACGACAAGAAATTGAAATTGTCGGCAATGCGCCATTTCATGGTTGTGATCTTTGGACAGCGTATGAAATTTCTTGGCTTAATTCCAAAGGCAAACCGCAAATTGCCATCGGATTTTTTACAATAGATAGCGATTCTGAATGCATGATTGAATCAAAGTCATTTAAATTATATTTAAATTCATTTAATCAAACTCAATTTGATCAATGGGACAGTGTGAAAAATATTTTGGAACGAGATATCTCTTTGGCCGTTGGCATGGATATTCACGTTGAGTTATTTTCACCACAACAATTTTTACAATGTGAATTAACCCAATTTTCAGGAATTTGTTTGGATGAGTTAGACATCGAAATTGATACCTATCAACCCCAACCTCAATATTTGCAGGTACGACAGAACAATGTGACTGAAACACTCTATTCCGATTTATTAAAATCGAATTGTTTAGTCACCAACCAGCCGGATTGGGGAAGTGTGTGGATACATTACCAAGGCCAACAAATTGATCACGCTGGATTATTAAAATACATTATTTCCTTGCGCGAACACAACGAATTCCATGAACAATGTGTCGAAAGAATTTTTATGGATATCTCACGGCAATGTCAACCAGAAAAATTAACGGTATTTGCGCGTTATACCCGCCGTGGTGGTTTAGACATTAATCCATTTCGCTCCAATTTTGAAAACTGCAATTGGCAATGGCAACGTTTAGGAAGACAATAA
- the ftsX gene encoding permease-like cell division protein FtsX — translation MRSKQHATQQSGSRFLHYFARHRYAGLASFSHLLRTPLSTFLTIMVIAVALALPASLIVMLQNVQVMSSAWDMGSRISLFLNPSLTNQQALAVVGQLRQDPRIEQVTYISPEQGLQEFEQRSGFSNMLKELPNNPLPGVIEVEPRVAQQTPANLSALIVSLKTIPNVDTVQADMAWVKRLFGILNLGKQAIYALGILLALAVLLIIGNTIRLIIQNRHHEIEVMKLVGGTDSFIRRPFLHAGMLYGLCGGLLAWLLTDLFLWTLRGPVHHLATLYASQFELVGLTQHNVIILLVISTLLGLGGAFFAVGRQLQKITPS, via the coding sequence ATGCGCTCTAAACAACATGCCACCCAACAAAGCGGCTCACGCTTTTTGCATTATTTTGCGCGGCATCGTTACGCTGGCCTTGCTAGCTTTTCACACTTATTACGCACGCCGTTATCGACATTTTTAACCATCATGGTCATTGCCGTTGCTCTAGCTTTACCTGCCAGTTTGATCGTAATGTTGCAAAATGTGCAAGTGATGAGTTCAGCCTGGGATATGGGATCACGAATTTCTTTGTTTTTAAATCCCTCGCTTACTAATCAACAAGCACTCGCTGTTGTTGGACAGTTGCGCCAAGATCCTCGCATTGAACAGGTAACTTATATTTCACCCGAGCAAGGCCTACAAGAATTTGAGCAGCGTTCTGGTTTTAGCAATATGCTAAAAGAATTGCCGAATAATCCTTTACCTGGGGTGATTGAAGTGGAGCCTCGCGTCGCCCAGCAAACACCCGCAAATTTATCTGCTCTGATTGTTTCACTCAAAACCATTCCCAATGTAGATACCGTGCAAGCGGACATGGCGTGGGTGAAACGTTTATTTGGCATTTTAAATTTGGGTAAACAAGCGATTTATGCGCTTGGTATTTTATTAGCACTAGCGGTATTACTGATTATTGGCAATACCATTCGCTTAATTATTCAAAACCGTCATCATGAAATTGAAGTGATGAAATTAGTTGGCGGCACCGATAGTTTTATTCGTCGTCCATTTTTACATGCTGGCATGTTATATGGATTATGCGGTGGTTTACTGGCGTGGCTACTCACGGATTTATTTCTCTGGACATTGCGAGGTCCGGTTCATCATTTAGCAACGTTATATGCCAGTCAATTTGAATTGGTTGGATTAACTCAACATAATGTCATTATTTTATTAGTAATAAGCACGTTGCTAGGACTAGGCGGCGCGTTTTTTGCCGTGGGTCGTCAACTACAAAAAATCACACCCAGTTGA
- the ftsE gene encoding cell division ATP-binding protein FtsE: MDVIIHLQNVSKRYPNGHVGLSGINLAVQAGEMVFLTGHSGAGKTTLLKLMNGIERPSSGQVIINHQNITRLAAKKIPYLRRQIGIVFQNPHLLPDQTVFDNVALPLIIAGQLRQTEMKRRVRAALDKVGLLHKEKYYSDALSGGEQQRVGIARAVVNKPIILLADEPTGNLDPELSLEIMTLFSEFQQVGTTVLIATHDIALISQFDKRIIKLSSGRIITNAEQEVMHAL, translated from the coding sequence ATGGATGTAATTATTCATTTGCAAAATGTATCGAAACGTTATCCCAATGGCCACGTTGGATTAAGTGGAATTAACCTTGCGGTGCAAGCGGGTGAAATGGTTTTTTTAACAGGCCATTCAGGAGCTGGTAAAACCACCTTATTAAAACTAATGAATGGCATCGAACGTCCCTCAAGCGGACAGGTTATTATTAATCATCAGAATATCACGCGGTTAGCGGCGAAAAAAATTCCCTATTTGCGTCGACAAATTGGCATTGTGTTTCAAAATCCCCATTTATTACCCGATCAAACCGTCTTCGATAATGTCGCCTTACCCTTAATTATTGCCGGTCAACTACGTCAAACCGAAATGAAACGGCGCGTGCGCGCAGCGTTAGATAAAGTTGGCTTACTCCACAAAGAAAAATATTATTCAGATGCTTTATCGGGTGGCGAGCAGCAACGCGTGGGGATTGCGCGTGCGGTGGTTAATAAACCCATTATTTTATTAGCCGATGAACCTACGGGAAATTTAGATCCGGAATTATCGCTAGAAATCATGACATTATTCAGCGAATTTCAACAAGTGGGTACCACAGTATTAATTGCAACACACGATATTGCGCTAATTTCACAATTTGATAAACGCATTATTAAACTCAGTAGCGGTAGAATTATTACAAATGCTGAGCAGGAGGTCATGCATGCGCTCTAA
- the ftsY gene encoding signal recognition particle-docking protein FtsY, giving the protein MLKFLKRKNQEEVVVVDPQQNNIPAPSSEEEPKKNGFFKRLTQGLQRTRQGLTKGLANLVLGKKSIDDDLLEELETHLLAADIGVNASQKIIQQLTERLGRKQLNDSSVLLSTLKEILLEILQPCQVNLEVTRAKPYVILMVGINGAGKTTTIGKLAKKFQEQGKRVLLAAGDTFRAAAVEQLQIWGERNQIAVIAQHSGSDSASVIYDAIQAAHARKMDVVIADTAGRLHTQHHLMAELQKIKRVMAKFDAAIPHEVMLVLDAGIGQNALVQARQFHEAIGVTGITLTKLDGTAKGGIIFAIAEALGLPLRFIGVGESIDDLREFNAHDFVDALFTQDEVG; this is encoded by the coding sequence ATGTTGAAATTCTTAAAGCGAAAAAATCAAGAAGAGGTGGTGGTAGTTGATCCACAGCAAAACAACATTCCAGCTCCTTCATCTGAGGAAGAGCCTAAAAAAAATGGTTTTTTTAAACGGTTAACCCAAGGTTTGCAACGTACGCGACAAGGATTGACGAAGGGTTTAGCTAATTTAGTGTTAGGCAAAAAATCTATCGATGACGATTTGCTCGAAGAACTTGAAACGCATTTGCTGGCAGCGGACATTGGTGTTAATGCTTCGCAAAAAATCATTCAACAATTGACGGAACGTTTAGGGCGTAAACAATTAAACGATTCCAGCGTGTTATTATCAACCTTGAAAGAAATTCTATTAGAAATTTTACAACCTTGCCAAGTTAATCTAGAGGTAACCCGCGCCAAACCCTATGTCATTTTAATGGTTGGAATTAATGGTGCAGGAAAAACTACCACCATTGGCAAATTGGCAAAAAAATTCCAAGAACAAGGGAAACGGGTATTACTTGCCGCTGGCGATACCTTTCGCGCCGCCGCCGTAGAACAATTACAAATCTGGGGAGAGCGTAATCAAATCGCGGTGATTGCACAGCATTCAGGTAGTGATAGTGCTTCGGTTATTTACGATGCAATTCAAGCTGCGCACGCGCGCAAGATGGATGTTGTTATTGCTGATACGGCAGGACGTTTACACACTCAACATCATTTAATGGCAGAATTGCAAAAAATAAAACGAGTCATGGCAAAATTCGACGCAGCAATTCCCCATGAAGTGATGTTAGTGTTGGATGCCGGCATTGGTCAAAATGCCTTAGTGCAAGCTCGTCAGTTTCACGAAGCAATTGGGGTAACCGGTATCACACTCACTAAATTAGATGGCACCGCCAAAGGCGGGATAATATTTGCTATCGCCGAAGCATTAGGTTTACCATTACGTTTTATTGGCGTGGGCGAAAGTATCGATGATTTGCGCGAATTTAATGCCCACGATTTTGTCGATGCGTTATTTACTCAGGATGAAGTTGGATGA
- a CDS encoding insulinase family protein, with protein MGLFLLNLAIADHAVKHYQLKNGLQIFVKQDTRAPVVVAMVWYKVGGAYEYRGLTGISHALEHMMFKGTQKYGPGVVSRMIAEKGGQENAFTAQDYTAYFQELSADQLPFSFEIEADRMQHLTLAANEFVKEIQVVKEERYMRTDDNPQALTLERFYAAAYLDNPYHNPVVGWQNDLDNLTVENLRDWYHAYYGPNNAIIVVVGNVKPDDVFALAKKYYSSLKPIQVPTLKPVVTPPNLGSRTVNVEAPAKLPWVILGFNVPVVKNAKTTWEPYALDVLTGILDGGDSARLQTMLVRKNQVASDAGAAYSPFSLFPNLFILEGTPAEGHTIPDVKNALLDQIKQLQTQQVSQAELDRVKAQVIAQKTFDKDSIMGQAMQIGALEAVGLSYQLGDDYVKNIQAVTPQQIQAVAKKYLISTRETTAILHPLPLNSSPKSSLIPAVEGAAHVR; from the coding sequence ATGGGTTTATTCTTGCTAAATCTAGCCATTGCCGATCATGCTGTTAAGCATTACCAATTAAAAAACGGGTTACAAATTTTTGTCAAGCAAGACACTCGCGCTCCAGTCGTCGTTGCGATGGTTTGGTATAAAGTCGGTGGCGCCTATGAATATCGTGGCCTCACTGGAATTTCGCATGCTCTTGAACACATGATGTTTAAAGGCACTCAAAAATATGGTCCAGGCGTCGTATCACGAATGATTGCTGAAAAAGGTGGACAAGAAAATGCATTTACTGCTCAGGATTACACGGCTTATTTTCAGGAATTAAGCGCCGATCAATTACCCTTTAGCTTTGAAATTGAAGCCGATCGCATGCAACATTTAACCCTGGCGGCGAATGAATTTGTCAAAGAAATTCAAGTCGTTAAAGAAGAACGCTACATGCGCACGGACGATAATCCACAAGCGCTCACCCTCGAGCGCTTCTATGCCGCAGCCTATTTAGATAATCCTTATCACAATCCTGTGGTAGGTTGGCAAAACGATTTGGATAATTTGACCGTGGAAAATCTACGTGATTGGTATCACGCTTATTACGGACCTAATAATGCCATCATTGTAGTAGTGGGGAATGTAAAACCCGATGATGTTTTTGCTCTCGCCAAAAAATATTATTCTTCTCTAAAACCCATTCAAGTTCCAACATTAAAACCCGTGGTCACTCCACCAAATTTAGGTTCACGCACGGTTAATGTCGAAGCACCAGCAAAATTACCTTGGGTCATCCTTGGATTTAATGTGCCTGTAGTAAAAAATGCCAAAACCACTTGGGAGCCTTATGCCTTGGATGTGTTAACTGGCATTTTAGACGGTGGTGATAGCGCACGCTTACAAACAATGTTAGTGCGCAAAAATCAAGTGGCTAGCGATGCGGGCGCTGCGTATTCACCCTTTAGTTTATTTCCCAATTTATTTATTCTAGAAGGCACACCCGCCGAAGGACACACCATCCCCGACGTAAAAAACGCCTTATTGGATCAAATTAAGCAATTACAAACTCAGCAAGTTTCTCAGGCAGAATTAGATCGAGTGAAAGCGCAAGTCATTGCACAAAAAACCTTTGATAAAGATTCGATTATGGGGCAAGCCATGCAAATTGGCGCGCTGGAAGCAGTGGGATTATCTTACCAACTGGGAGATGATTATGTAAAAAATATTCAAGCGGTCACACCGCAGCAAATTCAAGCGGTTGCTAAAAAATATTTAATCAGTACTCGTGAAACTACAGCGATATTGCATCCATTGCCATTAAATTCATCACCTAAATCATCGCTTATTCCCGCTGTCGAAGGAGCTGCTCATGTTCGTTAA
- a CDS encoding insulinase family protein, whose product MFVKKSFILLSCVLFSLTSFANKVLDIQHWTTKNGAQVYFVQAKQIPILDIRVVFNAGSARDDKFPGIASLTNNLLNQGASDLSADEIANGFDRHGAIFSSDVSRDMSILSLRSLTQTDLLSPTLSLFAKIINHPTFPQNAFLRLQRNTISAINAQQQNPNAVANDLFFAKLYGNHPYGHPVLGTMASIKALKLTNIKAFYQHYFVGNNVTVALVGDIDLAKAHAIVDEIVGQLPPGKAAGDLPKVASLAQSEEKTYSFPSKQTQIIMGQIAIKRSDPSYFPLMVGNFILGGNPLTSRLFENVREKHGYVYTIYSYFNPLLDNGTFAIALQTQHSQTKPALNITRKTLAEFIQSGISTSELTTAKNSIVGGFPLRLDSNRAIADAIAGMGFYHLPLNYLDTYCDKIKAISREDIIHAFQHHIYPERMLTVLVGKVNDPT is encoded by the coding sequence ATGTTCGTTAAAAAAAGTTTTATTCTTTTAAGCTGCGTTCTTTTTTCTTTAACGAGTTTTGCCAATAAAGTATTAGATATCCAGCATTGGACAACTAAAAACGGAGCACAGGTTTATTTTGTGCAAGCGAAACAAATTCCAATATTGGATATTCGAGTGGTGTTTAATGCCGGATCGGCGCGCGATGACAAATTTCCAGGAATTGCCTCATTAACTAATAATTTATTAAATCAAGGAGCAAGCGACTTATCTGCCGATGAAATCGCTAACGGTTTTGATAGGCATGGCGCTATTTTTTCTAGCGACGTGTCGCGCGACATGTCGATTTTAAGTTTGCGCAGCTTAACTCAAACGGATTTACTTAGCCCCACCTTAAGTTTGTTTGCAAAAATCATTAATCATCCAACATTTCCCCAAAATGCGTTTTTACGCCTACAACGCAATACCATTTCTGCTATCAATGCTCAACAACAAAATCCTAATGCCGTTGCCAATGATTTATTTTTTGCAAAATTATACGGTAATCACCCCTATGGTCATCCGGTATTGGGTACTATGGCAAGTATAAAAGCGTTGAAATTAACTAATATCAAAGCGTTTTATCAACATTATTTTGTGGGCAATAATGTCACCGTGGCCTTAGTGGGTGATATTGATCTTGCAAAAGCACATGCCATTGTCGATGAAATAGTAGGCCAACTACCACCAGGAAAAGCGGCCGGTGATTTACCAAAAGTAGCAAGTCTGGCACAGAGTGAAGAAAAAACTTACTCATTTCCTTCGAAGCAAACCCAAATTATCATGGGTCAAATCGCTATTAAACGCAGCGATCCGAGTTATTTTCCATTAATGGTTGGTAATTTTATTTTAGGTGGTAATCCATTAACGTCGCGCTTATTTGAAAATGTCCGCGAAAAACATGGTTATGTATATACCATATATAGTTATTTTAATCCGTTATTGGATAATGGCACGTTTGCCATTGCTCTGCAAACCCAGCACTCACAAACGAAGCCTGCATTGAATATTACACGCAAAACGTTAGCGGAATTTATTCAATCTGGAATTTCCACAAGTGAATTAACGACTGCAAAAAATAGTATCGTGGGTGGATTTCCTCTACGCTTAGACAGTAATCGTGCTATTGCAGATGCTATCGCGGGTATGGGTTTTTATCATTTACCGTTAAATTATTTGGATACTTATTGCGATAAAATAAAAGCGATTTCTCGCGAGGATATTATTCATGCATTTCAACACCACATTTATCCCGAGCGCATGCTCACCGTATTAGTGGGCAAGGTGAATGACCCAACATAA